The Epilithonimonas zeae genome contains the following window.
AAGGGTTCAATAAAAAAGAGAATCAATTTTTTGATTCTCTTAGTTTGGTTGCGAGGACACGACTCGAACGTGCGACCTCCGGGTTATGAGCCCGACGAGCTACCTACTGCTCTACCTCGCGATATTGTTCTGCAAATATACGAATTTTTCGATATAAGTCAAGTGAATTGGAATTTTTATTTTTTTTACTGATTTTAAATTCTCGCAGATTGAGCTAATTTTGCTGATAATCAATAATCTGCTTAATTAGCAAAATCTGCAAGAGGATATTTTAACTAATTTTACAGATGAATCTTAATTTTTAAAATAAAAAAGAGAATCAAAAAATTGATTCTCTTAGTTTGGTTGCGAGGACACGACTCGAACGTGCGACCTCCGGGTTATGAGCCCGACGAGCTACCTACTGCTCTACCTCGCGATATTGTGGTGCAAAGATAAGACTTTTCTGATACAAGTCAAGTTTATAATCAAATTTTAAATTAATAATTATTTATATTTTGATTTTCAATGAGTTATGATATTTAACGTCTTTTAACTATAAAAATAGTTGTACGGATGAAAATTAATCCTACATTTGTATTACTAAGTTTTTAGTGATATAAGATTGATTGTTTTTAAAGTTAAAAAATATGAATAAGTTAACCAAAGCAGAAGAACAGGTAATGCAGTACCTTTGGCAGATAGAGAAAGGATTCTTGAAAGACGTCTTAGAATTGTTTCCCGAGCCAAAACCGCATACCAACACGATTTCCACGATTCTGAAAATATTGATGGAAAAAGGATTTGTTAATCATAAAACTTTTGGAAGACAACACGAGTATTTTCCTTTGATAAGTAAAGAGAATTATAGCGGAAAGTCTATCAGAAGCCTGGTTAAGAATTATTTCGAAGGTTCTTATACCAATGCTGTTTCATTTTTGGTAGAAGAAAACGAAATCAGTGTGAAGGATTTGGAACTTTTATTAGACGAACTTAAAAACAAGGAATAATGGAACCACTGTTACTGTATTTTGGCAAAATGATTCTCTGCTCTGCGGTGATGTTTGCTTATTATCTTTTGTTCCTGAAGGATAAAACTTTCCATCATTACAATCGGTTTTATCTTTTGTTGTCGGTTATTATAAGTCTGGTTCTGCCACTTATAAAGGTTTCCTATTTTACGATAGAGACCGATAAGAACTTGTATCTGCTGCTTAGTCAGCTCAATCAAAATCAATTACAAACAACTACAAACTATGATATCACTATTTATTCGGTTTTTTATGCAATTATTGGAGTGGTTTCAATCATTCTTTTAATTAGATTAATTGTCGGAATCCTAAGAATCCAATCTATTAAAAAACAATTCCCAAATGAAACAATCGAAGGAATCAAATTCTATCAGACTAACTTAAACAACGCACCTTTCTCATTTTTTAGAAATCTTTTCTGGAAGCAGACGATTCAGTTGGATTCGCCTGTCGGACAGCAGATCCTGAAGCACGAGATGGTTCATATTCAACAAAAACACAGCTGGGACAAACTCCTGATGCAGGTGACGAAATCTGTTTTCTGGTTCAATCCCGTGTTTTACTTCATCAACAAGGAAATCAATCTTATTCACGAATACTTGGCGGACAAGAAAGCAGTCAAAAAATCGGACACAAAAGCATTTGCGCAGATGCTGTTGGAGAGTCATTTCTCTGGTTCTATTTTGCCTGTCACAAGTCCTTTTTTATCATCTAACCTCAAAAAAAGACTTACAATGATTACAAAAAATCAAACCAAGTACAGCTATGCACGCAAATTATTTGCGCTACCAATCTTATTTTTTATGGTATTTGCTTATATGGTAAATGCTAAAAACAAAGAAATCAAAGAAACGAACAAAGCAATTGAAATTGCTGTAAACGAAATGAAAAATGACACGATAAAACCTAAAACTTCCGAGTTTGACAGTTTATCGATGAGTCATCAAAAACAAACACAATTATATTCTGAGGCTTTGAAAGAAGACCATTTGAAAATGTCTGCGCTCAGTACAAAAATGGCTGAAAAAAGCAAAGCATTATCGGCTCTTAAAAAAGCTAAAAAAGAAGATTCATCAGAATATAAGGCTTTAGAAAATGATTTGGAAAATCTATCTAATAAAATGCAGTCTATTGTAGATTCTGACAATTACCAGAAGAATCTAAAAGGTTTAGAAGAACATTCTGAAGCGATGGCTAAAATGTATGATTCTCCAGAGTTCAAGAAACGAATAGCTGATGCCGAAAAAGCAGGCAGAGATGCTGAAGCAATGGTTAATTCTCCGGAGTTCAAAAAGAGAATTGCTGATGCAGAAAAACAGGCAAAAATTGCAGAACGAATGATGAATTCTCCGAAGTTCCAGAGAGATTTGAAGAATGCGCAGAATCAAGCCGAGAAAATGCAGATTAAAGTCAATTCGCCTGAGTTTCAAAAAATGATTCAAGATGCTCAAAAAAGAGCACAAGATGCGGTTGAAAAGTATGGAAAAATTTATACGGGCGAAGAGTTTCAGAAAATGATAAAAGACCAATATGGGAAAGATGCTTTTGCGGATGGAACTGTAGCTTATGGTTTTGATGCTTCTGATCTGCCAGATTTTAAAGATTTTTCTTCCAATTTCAATTATAATTTTTCTAATGATGTATTTTATAATACAGAAAAAACGACGCTTACTCCAAAAGAGTTGAAAAAATTTGAAAAGAAAAGAGCAGAGCTTCAAAAAAAGCAAAAAGAATTATTGGAGGAACAAAAAAAGCTTCAGAAAAAACAACAGGAATTGAATAAAGAAGCGCGTCAGAATAATCCGCTGAAAATCAGTTTTAATTCTAATTTGGATTCTCCTAAAACATTGGTTTATAATAAAAATATTACGCCGCCACAAAGAATCAGTAAATCAAACCAGGTTATTATTTTTGATAAAACTACAGATGGTAATCCACAGCGTGTTTTTAAAGCAGATGCAATTAAAATAATTAATACATCTGATACTAAAGGTTCATTTAATCCTAATAAAGCAAAAGTTTATATTAATGGAAAACTTACTGATATAAAGGAGGTTGACAAGTTAGACCCCAATATGATTGCATCAGTTAATATTTTTAGTGCAAATGATGCTGGTAAAATTGAAATCATTACAAAATAAACAATTTACATTCATAACATTTAGCCGGTTCGCCGGCTTTTTTAATACTTATAACAATGAAAAAACTATTAATTAATTTATTTCTGATTTTTGGGATTCTGACTTTTGCTCAGAATAAGAGATTCATTTACGAATACAAATTCATTTCAGATTCGACCAATCTTGAAGATCTTAAAACAGAAATGATGTTCCTCGACACTACAAAAGATGGTTCCAAATATTATAGTTACACGGTTTTCAATTCCGATTCTTTGATGAAAGCAGATTTAGAACAACAGTTAAAAGCCACAGGTTCTATCAATGTAAAAACCGATATGAGAAAAGGGAACGTGAGATATTCTGTAACGAAAACCTATCCAGATTACAAAACTAATCTTCACAGAAAATTAGGTATGGATGCTTACAATATTTCCGAGGACAGAAAAATCAACTGGAAAATCTCATCAGAAAAAGAAAAAATAGGCGAATGGAATGCCCAAAAAGCTGAAGCCGATTTTGCAGGAAGACATTGGATTGCTTGGTTTTCGACGGAAATTCCGATTCAGGACGGTCCTTATAAATTCAGAGGTTTGCCGGGGTTGATTGTTAAGATTGAAGATAAAACAGGTTCTCACAAACTGGAATTGAGAGGTATTAAAAATATTGCTGGAAATGTAGATGTCAATGTATGGAATGCTAAAGAAATTGTGGTCAATTCCAAGCAGTTCCAAAAAGTGATTAAGGAATACGAAAATGATCCAACAAAAGGAATTAAACAAATCCAAATGGGCGGGACATCCATCGTATTAACCGGAAAAGATGGAACCTCGACAAAAATTGCAAAAGATCAGGAAGACCGATTGAAAAATCAAATCAAAAAAGATAATAACAGAATTGAACTTAATATTGTGAATTAAAAAAACTCCACTTTTCTAAGTGGAGTTTTTGTATTTGATAATTTATTTTTTCTTCAGTTCATCACGGATTTCCATAAGCAATTGGTCTGTAGAAGACGGTCCAGCGGGAGCTGCTTCTGGCTTTTTGTTGACCCTATTAGCTATTTTGATTAGCCAAAACAAAACAAATGCAATAACCAAAAAGCTGATTACCGATGAAAGGAAGTTTCCATAAGTTACACCATTCCAAGCTAATTCTTTAATGTTTTCTGCGCCGGCTGCTTTCAAAGCAGGAGTTAATAAAAGTGGCGTGATGACATCATCTACTAGAGATTTTACAATCGCTCCGAATGCTCCACCAATGATAACACCGACTGCCAGATCTACAACGTTGCCTTTAAACGCAAACTCTTTAAATTCTTTTACAAAGCCCATAATTGTATTTTAATAGTTAGTATAAACAAAAATATAGTTTTTTTATTTATAATGCTTTATTAATTAAAGCTTATTAAACAAATTATTGTCTAATTTTGATGTTTATGCAATTCCTAAAATGAAAATTCTCACCGCTGATCAAATTAAAAAATGTGATTCTGTTACGATAGAAAAAGGAATCTCGTCTATCAATCTGATGGAAAAAGCCGCCAGAGCTTGTGCTGATTGGATTGAAGAAAATTTTGAACTTAAGAATAAGTTTTTGGTTGTTTGTGGTCATGGAAATAATGGAGGTGATGGTTTTGCGATTGCAAGAATGCTTTATGAAAAGGGATTTGATGTCGAAGTTTTTATCAATGGAGATGATTTGAAATTCTCTCCAGATGCAGCAATCAATTTCAAAAAAATAAAGACAATAAGCGGAATTGATATTAAAGATTTTTCTGAAGTTTTTAATGTCAATAATGAAAAATCTGTTATTGTTGATGCTTTGTTTGGTTATGGACTGAATCGAGAATTGTCTGATGATTTTAAAAATTTAATTGAAAAATTAAATCAAATTCCAGTTCCGAAAATTTCTATTGATATTCCAACTGGACTTTATGCAGATAAGATTATTGAAGAAAATTCTATTGTTTTAAAAGCTGATTTTACTTTGACTTTTCAGTTTTACAAAAGAAGTTTTCTTCATCCTGAAACGGGGCGATTTTGTGGGAAAATTACAGTTTTAGATATTGAGTTGGATAAGGATTTTATTGATGAAGTTGAAACTGATTATTTTATAATTGATGAAAAATTAATCAGAGAAATTTACAAACCACGCGGAGATTTCAGTCACAAAGGAACTTTCGGTAAAAGTATTTTGGTTGGTGGAAGTTATGGTAAAATCGGTGCGATTCTGATGTCCACTTTATCAGCTCTGAAAACTGGAAATGGGTTGACTTTTACTATTGCGCCAGAATGTGGCAATATCAT
Protein-coding sequences here:
- a CDS encoding bifunctional ADP-dependent NAD(P)H-hydrate dehydratase/NAD(P)H-hydrate epimerase, which encodes MKILTADQIKKCDSVTIEKGISSINLMEKAARACADWIEENFELKNKFLVVCGHGNNGGDGFAIARMLYEKGFDVEVFINGDDLKFSPDAAINFKKIKTISGIDIKDFSEVFNVNNEKSVIVDALFGYGLNRELSDDFKNLIEKLNQIPVPKISIDIPTGLYADKIIEENSIVLKADFTLTFQFYKRSFLHPETGRFCGKITVLDIELDKDFIDEVETDYFIIDEKLIREIYKPRGDFSHKGTFGKSILVGGSYGKIGAILMSTLSALKTGNGLTFTIAPECGNIILQSRIPEAMFIGSGENYIDTIEIQEKAVYGIGPGLGKEEQTQKALFDFLESYQNPVILDADALNFLAENDKLSLIPKNAVITPHPLEFERLFGKTDNSFERIELAKQKAKELQIFIILKDHHTAVITPKNKVFYNITGNSGMAKGGSGDVLTGILTSLISQKYNIEKACIFGVWLHGKAGDLAAEEFSKEAMLPTDLINKIGEVFKRLN
- a CDS encoding BlaI/MecI/CopY family transcriptional regulator; its protein translation is MNKLTKAEEQVMQYLWQIEKGFLKDVLELFPEPKPHTNTISTILKILMEKGFVNHKTFGRQHEYFPLISKENYSGKSIRSLVKNYFEGSYTNAVSFLVEENEISVKDLELLLDELKNKE
- a CDS encoding GLPGLI family protein, which gives rise to MKKLLINLFLIFGILTFAQNKRFIYEYKFISDSTNLEDLKTEMMFLDTTKDGSKYYSYTVFNSDSLMKADLEQQLKATGSINVKTDMRKGNVRYSVTKTYPDYKTNLHRKLGMDAYNISEDRKINWKISSEKEKIGEWNAQKAEADFAGRHWIAWFSTEIPIQDGPYKFRGLPGLIVKIEDKTGSHKLELRGIKNIAGNVDVNVWNAKEIVVNSKQFQKVIKEYENDPTKGIKQIQMGGTSIVLTGKDGTSTKIAKDQEDRLKNQIKKDNNRIELNIVN
- the mscL gene encoding large conductance mechanosensitive channel protein MscL — protein: MGFVKEFKEFAFKGNVVDLAVGVIIGGAFGAIVKSLVDDVITPLLLTPALKAAGAENIKELAWNGVTYGNFLSSVISFLVIAFVLFWLIKIANRVNKKPEAAPAGPSSTDQLLMEIRDELKKK
- a CDS encoding M56 family metallopeptidase — protein: MEPLLLYFGKMILCSAVMFAYYLLFLKDKTFHHYNRFYLLLSVIISLVLPLIKVSYFTIETDKNLYLLLSQLNQNQLQTTTNYDITIYSVFYAIIGVVSIILLIRLIVGILRIQSIKKQFPNETIEGIKFYQTNLNNAPFSFFRNLFWKQTIQLDSPVGQQILKHEMVHIQQKHSWDKLLMQVTKSVFWFNPVFYFINKEINLIHEYLADKKAVKKSDTKAFAQMLLESHFSGSILPVTSPFLSSNLKKRLTMITKNQTKYSYARKLFALPILFFMVFAYMVNAKNKEIKETNKAIEIAVNEMKNDTIKPKTSEFDSLSMSHQKQTQLYSEALKEDHLKMSALSTKMAEKSKALSALKKAKKEDSSEYKALENDLENLSNKMQSIVDSDNYQKNLKGLEEHSEAMAKMYDSPEFKKRIADAEKAGRDAEAMVNSPEFKKRIADAEKQAKIAERMMNSPKFQRDLKNAQNQAEKMQIKVNSPEFQKMIQDAQKRAQDAVEKYGKIYTGEEFQKMIKDQYGKDAFADGTVAYGFDASDLPDFKDFSSNFNYNFSNDVFYNTEKTTLTPKELKKFEKKRAELQKKQKELLEEQKKLQKKQQELNKEARQNNPLKISFNSNLDSPKTLVYNKNITPPQRISKSNQVIIFDKTTDGNPQRVFKADAIKIINTSDTKGSFNPNKAKVYINGKLTDIKEVDKLDPNMIASVNIFSANDAGKIEIITK